The proteins below come from a single Hyperolius riggenbachi isolate aHypRig1 chromosome 8, aHypRig1.pri, whole genome shotgun sequence genomic window:
- the LOC137527442 gene encoding uncharacterized protein, with product MSISSFYVLLDLVRSDLTKAHTNYRQSISAEEKLLVTLRYLATGQSFSSLHFCFRLGVSTIGYIVRDTCRAIWLRVAPRHLRPPEEANWQEIANLFWEKTKFPNCLGAIDGKHIRLVMPPFSGSRYYNYKKFFSLVLMAIADAKSRFIYIDVGSYGSSSDSFIFQHSNFFRNMMDDRLNFPAPMPWPGTTGPPRPFTLIGDEAFGLSQHLMRPFSSRYLSVDRRNRTMFNFRLSRARQVVECAFGVLANKWRVLHSSINLSVSNAISVVKATCVLHNFVLDLEGVSPDGSDSCHLRDVRANPPRGTRDSLSLRDDMILYFLHEGRVDWQDN from the exons ATGTCCATTTCCAG CTTTTATGTCCTGCTGGATTTGGTGAGATCTGATCTCACCAAGGCTCACACCAACTATCGGCAGAGCATATCTGCGGAGGAGAAGTTGTTGGTGACCTTGAG ATACCTTGCAACAGGCCAGTCTTTCTCCTCTCTGCATTTTTGTTTTCGGCTGGGGGTGTCGACCATTGGCTACATAGTGCGCGACACATGCCGAGCCATCTGGTTGCGGGTGGCACCTAGGCATCTTCGCCCACCGGAGGAAGCCAATTGGCAAGAAATTGCTAATTTGTTTTGGGAGAAGACAAAATTCCCCAATTGCCTAGGTGCCATTGATGGCAAACACATACGGCTAGTCATGCCTCCGTTCAGTGGCAGCCGTTACTATAATTACAAGAagtttttttctcttgttttgaTGGCTATAGCTGATGCCAAGTCACGGTTTATTTATATTGATGTGGGCTCATATGGGAGCTCAAGTGACTCATTCATCTTTCAGCATTCCAATTTTTTCCGCAACATGATGGATGATCGCTTGAACTTCCCAGCCCCCATGCCTTGGCCTGGCACAACTGGTCCTCCTCGACCATTCACTCTTATTGGTGATGAAGCCTTTGGGCTGAGCCAACACCTCATGCGCCCTTTTTCTTCTAGGTACTTGTCTGTGGATCGCAGGAATCGTACCATGTTTAATTTTCGTTTGTCCCGGGCAAGGCAGGTTGTGGAGTGTGCCTTTGGTGTTTTGGCCAATAAGTGGCGAGTTTTGCATAGCTCCATCAACCTTTCTGTTTCCAACGCCATCTCTGTAGTGAAAGCAACATGCGTGTTGCACAATTTTGTTTTGGACCTTGAGGGTGTGTCGCCAGATGGCAGCGATTCTTGCCATCTGCGCGATGTCCGGGCAAACCCACCACGGGGTACAAGGGATAGCTTGTCACTCCGTGATGATATGATTTTGTATTTTTTGCATGAGGGTAGAGTTGATTGGCAGGACaattag